In one window of Pseudomonas benzenivorans DNA:
- a CDS encoding lactoylglutathione lyase family protein, with protein sequence MSSVYPRSFSHIGLSVTDLDAAVKFYTEVMGWYLIMPPTTIGEDDSAIGVMCTDVFGAGWGSFRIAHLSTGDRIGVEIFQFRNAERPQNNFEYWKSGVFHFCVQDPDVEGLAARVVAAGGKQRMPVREYFPGEKPYRMVYMEDPFGNILEIYSHSYELTYSAGAYG encoded by the coding sequence ATGTCCAGCGTCTACCCGCGCAGTTTTTCCCATATCGGCCTGTCGGTCACCGATCTCGATGCCGCGGTGAAGTTCTACACCGAGGTCATGGGCTGGTACCTGATCATGCCGCCGACCACCATAGGCGAAGACGACTCGGCCATCGGGGTCATGTGCACCGACGTGTTCGGCGCCGGCTGGGGCTCCTTCCGCATCGCCCACCTGTCCACGGGCGACCGCATCGGCGTGGAGATCTTCCAGTTCCGCAACGCCGAGAGGCCGCAGAACAACTTCGAATACTGGAAGAGCGGGGTGTTCCACTTCTGCGTCCAGGACCCCGACGTCGAAGGCCTGGCCGCCAGGGTGGTGGCCGCCGGCGGCAAGCAGCGCATGCCGGTGCGCGAGTACTTCCCCGGGGAGAAGCCCTACCGCATGGTCTACATGGAGGACCCCTTCGGCAACATCCTGGAGATCTACAGCCACAGCTACGAGCTGACCTACTCCGCCGGCGCCTATGGCTGA
- the yrfG gene encoding GMP/IMP nucleotidase, producing MPPLPWSAIDTVLLDMDGTLLDLHFDNHFWLEHLPQRYAEHHGISRALADAELLPLFREHAGQLTWYCTDFWSRELKLSIRELKREVAELIALRPDADTFLQALGAAGKRVVLITNAHRDSLSLKLERIELAPYFERLISSHDYGFPKENQQFWHALQQDCPFDPARSLFIDDSLPVLRSARTFGVAHLLAVRQPDSRQGPKDTEEFAAVEDYRALLP from the coding sequence ATGCCGCCGTTACCCTGGAGCGCGATCGACACCGTCCTGCTGGATATGGACGGCACCCTGCTCGACCTGCACTTCGACAACCACTTCTGGCTCGAGCACCTGCCGCAACGCTACGCCGAGCACCACGGCATCAGCCGGGCGCTGGCCGACGCCGAACTGCTGCCGCTGTTTCGCGAACATGCCGGCCAGCTGACCTGGTACTGCACCGACTTCTGGAGCCGCGAGCTGAAACTGTCGATCCGCGAGCTCAAGCGCGAGGTGGCCGAGCTGATCGCCCTGCGCCCGGACGCCGACACCTTCCTCCAGGCCCTGGGCGCCGCCGGCAAGCGCGTGGTGCTGATCACCAACGCCCACCGCGACTCGCTGTCGCTCAAGCTCGAGCGCATCGAGCTCGCGCCCTACTTCGAGCGCCTGATCAGCTCCCACGACTACGGCTTCCCCAAGGAGAACCAGCAGTTCTGGCACGCCCTGCAGCAGGACTGCCCCTTCGATCCGGCACGCAGCCTGTTCATCGACGACAGCCTGCCGGTGCTGCGCAGCGCCCGCACGTTCGGTGTCGCCCACCTGCTGGCGGTGCGCCAGCCGGACAGCCGCCAGGGGCCCAAGGACACCGAGGAATTCGCCGCGGTGGAGGACTACCGGGCGCTGCTGCCCTGA
- the fdhD gene encoding formate dehydrogenase accessory sulfurtransferase FdhD, with amino-acid sequence MPRAASTPPPAANPSGHAYAYIELDAAAQPGDAVLAEECALAISYNGISHAVMMVSPSAVEDFVAGFSLSGALVESLDDIYDIQVKRAGAALSAEVQISSRAFWALKQQRRNLAGTSGCGLCGVEALEQALPQLDVLASSPLPPAAHVQGLRERIGQFQRLARQSGALHAAAFVDGSGEIRLCREDIGRHNALDKLIGALLRERLDPRQGFALVTSRCSLELIHKAVRARIGTLVSLSAPTSLTVQWARRHHLNLIHLPHHSAPRVYSPAPASER; translated from the coding sequence ATGCCGCGCGCCGCCTCCACCCCGCCCCCCGCCGCCAACCCGTCGGGGCACGCCTACGCCTACATCGAACTGGACGCCGCCGCCCAGCCGGGTGACGCCGTGCTGGCCGAGGAGTGCGCCCTGGCCATCAGCTACAACGGCATCAGCCACGCGGTGATGATGGTCTCGCCCTCGGCGGTGGAAGACTTCGTCGCCGGCTTCAGCCTCAGCGGCGCCCTGGTCGAGTCCCTCGACGACATCTACGACATCCAGGTCAAGCGCGCCGGCGCCGCCCTGAGCGCCGAGGTGCAGATCAGCAGCCGTGCCTTCTGGGCCCTCAAGCAGCAGCGGCGCAACCTGGCCGGCACCAGCGGCTGCGGCCTGTGCGGGGTCGAGGCCCTGGAGCAGGCGCTGCCGCAGCTGGACGTGCTGGCCAGCAGCCCGTTGCCGCCGGCGGCGCACGTGCAGGGCCTGCGCGAGCGCATCGGCCAGTTCCAGCGCCTGGCCCGGCAGAGCGGTGCCCTGCATGCCGCGGCCTTCGTCGACGGCAGCGGCGAGATCCGCCTGTGCCGCGAGGACATCGGCCGCCACAACGCCCTGGACAAGCTGATCGGTGCCCTGCTGCGCGAGCGCCTAGACCCCCGCCAGGGCTTCGCCCTGGTCACCAGCCGCTGCAGCCTGGAGCTGATCCACAAGGCGGTGCGGGCGCGAATCGGCACCCTGGTCAGCCTGTCGGCGCCGACCAGCCTCACCGTGCAGTGGGCACGCCGCCACCACCTCAACCTGATCCACCTGCCGCACCACAGCGCACCGCGGGTCTACAGCCCGGCGCCCGCCTCGGAGCGATAA
- the nudE gene encoding ADP compounds hydrolase NudE: MRQKPTVLAREIVASSRLFRVEELQLRFANGVERTYERLVGKGVGYGAVMVVAMVDAEHALLVEEYCGGTEEYELSLPKGLIEPGEDVLAAANRELKEEAGFGARQLEHLTELSLSPGYMSQKIQVVLARDLYEERLPGDEPEPMRVDRVNLRELASLALHPQFSEGRALAALYLARDLLSQRGDFVL, translated from the coding sequence ATGCGCCAGAAGCCCACCGTACTCGCCCGCGAGATAGTCGCCAGCAGTCGCCTGTTCCGCGTCGAGGAGCTGCAGCTGCGTTTCGCCAACGGCGTGGAGCGCACCTACGAGCGGCTGGTCGGCAAGGGCGTCGGCTACGGCGCGGTGATGGTGGTGGCGATGGTCGACGCCGAGCACGCGCTGCTGGTGGAGGAGTACTGCGGCGGCACCGAGGAATACGAGTTGTCGCTGCCCAAGGGGCTGATCGAGCCGGGCGAGGACGTGCTGGCGGCGGCCAACCGCGAGCTCAAGGAGGAGGCCGGCTTCGGCGCCCGCCAGCTCGAGCACCTCACCGAGCTGAGCCTGTCCCCCGGCTACATGAGCCAGAAGATCCAGGTGGTGCTGGCCCGTGACCTCTACGAGGAGCGTCTGCCGGGCGACGAGCCGGAGCCGATGCGCGTGGACCGGGTCAACCTGCGCGAGCTGGCGAGCCTGGCCCTGCACCCGCAGTTCAGCGAGGGCCGCGCCCTGGCCGCCCTGTACCTGGCCCGCGACCTACTGAGCCAACGCGGAGACTTCGTCCTGTGA
- a CDS encoding formate dehydrogenase subunit delta → MNATQLIKMANQIGAFFASQPNPAQARADFAHHLKKQWDPQMRTALYAHIDATGGEGLSAFVLEAMQGERQQIEPVARSA, encoded by the coding sequence ATGAACGCCACGCAACTGATCAAGATGGCCAACCAGATCGGCGCCTTCTTCGCTTCCCAGCCGAATCCCGCGCAGGCCCGCGCGGATTTCGCCCACCACCTCAAGAAGCAATGGGACCCGCAGATGCGCACCGCGCTCTACGCGCATATCGACGCCACCGGCGGCGAGGGCCTCAGTGCCTTCGTCCTGGAGGCCATGCAGGGGGAGCGCCAGCAGATCGAGCCGGTGGCCAGGAGCGCCTGA
- a CDS encoding AAA family ATPase, protein MLTTLAVANYRSINNLVLPLTRLNLITGANGSGKSNLYRALRLLAETAQGGVVNALAREGGLDSTFWAGPEKISRRMHSGEVAIEGGPRRKAKRLRLGFAGEDFGYAIALGLPEPSLSAFALDPQIKHEAIWAGPFYRPASLLVERDGPMVRAREGRTWEVLGQHTPSFDSMFDQVGNLQSAPEAFQLRETIRGWRFYDHLRTDAEAPARQPQLGTRTPVLHHDGRDLAAALQTIREIGDGQALERAISDAFPGARLRVAPQGSGRFALEFHQQGLLRPLAASELSDGTLRYLLLVAALLTPRPPSLMVLNEPETSLHPDLLPALARLIGGAARHTQVWVVSHASRLIAALEQHPECNAIVLEKALGQTAVVGQGMLDQPAWHWPG, encoded by the coding sequence ATGCTGACCACCCTGGCCGTCGCCAACTACCGTTCCATCAACAATCTGGTGCTGCCGCTGACCCGGCTGAACCTGATCACCGGCGCCAACGGCAGCGGCAAGTCCAACCTGTACCGCGCCCTGCGTCTGCTGGCGGAGACGGCCCAGGGCGGCGTGGTCAACGCCCTGGCCCGCGAGGGCGGATTGGACTCGACGTTCTGGGCCGGGCCGGAAAAGATCTCGCGGCGCATGCACAGCGGCGAGGTGGCCATCGAGGGCGGGCCCAGGCGCAAGGCGAAGCGGCTGCGCCTGGGCTTCGCCGGCGAGGACTTCGGTTACGCGATCGCCCTCGGGCTGCCCGAGCCGTCCCTGTCGGCCTTCGCCCTCGACCCGCAGATCAAGCACGAAGCCATCTGGGCCGGCCCCTTCTACCGCCCGGCGAGCCTGCTGGTGGAGCGCGACGGACCGATGGTCCGCGCTCGCGAGGGTCGCACCTGGGAGGTGCTGGGGCAACACACCCCGAGCTTCGACAGCATGTTCGACCAGGTCGGCAATCTGCAGTCGGCGCCGGAAGCCTTCCAGTTGCGCGAGACCATTCGCGGCTGGCGCTTCTACGACCACTTGCGCACCGACGCCGAGGCCCCGGCGCGACAACCGCAGCTGGGCACCCGCACCCCCGTGCTGCACCACGATGGCCGCGACCTGGCCGCCGCCTTGCAGACCATCCGCGAGATCGGCGACGGCCAGGCGCTGGAGCGCGCGATAAGCGACGCCTTCCCAGGCGCCCGCCTGCGCGTCGCGCCCCAGGGCAGTGGCCGCTTCGCCCTCGAGTTCCATCAGCAAGGCCTGCTGCGCCCCCTTGCCGCCAGCGAGCTGTCGGACGGCACCCTGCGCTACCTGCTGCTGGTCGCCGCATTGCTGACCCCGCGGCCGCCGTCGCTGATGGTGCTCAACGAGCCCGAGACCAGCCTGCACCCCGACCTGCTGCCGGCCCTGGCACGGCTGATCGGCGGCGCCGCGCGGCATACCCAGGTGTGGGTGGTGTCGCACGCCAGCCGGCTGATCGCGGCGCTGGAACAGCACCCCGAGTGCAATGCCATCGTGCTGGAGAAGGCGCTCGGCCAGACCGCTGTCGTCGGCCAGGGGATGCTCGACCAACCGGCCTGGCACTGGCCGGGGTAG
- a CDS encoding LysR family transcriptional regulator has translation MLNPQWLRTFAALAERGSFTRAAEHLDLTQAAVSQHVQRLEERLGPLLIRRPRQLELTPAGRALLDYCAEVGAADQRLQQRLSEADAEQGEIGLISPGSIGLALYPHLLEVQQAHPGLRIRHRFAPDHEVLEAVLDNRFELGLVTLRPDEPRLRVSRFAEEPLELLVPAGARVSGWADLERLGFIDHPDGLAMAGRLLSRRFPGNPGVRGLPCHGFTNQIGLILEPVARGLGFTVLPRYARLAFPRQDAIQVIEGTPAVVDTLWLLHRAEWPLSARAEMILRRIGPHFSSETGRPRG, from the coding sequence ATGCTAAATCCGCAATGGCTGCGCACCTTCGCCGCCCTCGCCGAGCGGGGCAGCTTCACCCGTGCCGCCGAGCACCTGGACCTGACCCAGGCCGCCGTCAGCCAGCACGTGCAGCGCCTGGAGGAACGCCTGGGGCCACTGCTGATCCGCCGCCCGCGCCAGCTCGAACTGACCCCCGCCGGCCGTGCCCTGCTCGACTACTGTGCCGAGGTCGGTGCCGCCGACCAGCGCTTGCAGCAGCGTCTGTCCGAGGCCGACGCCGAGCAGGGCGAGATCGGCCTGATCAGCCCGGGGAGCATCGGCCTGGCGCTCTATCCCCATCTGCTCGAGGTGCAGCAGGCCCATCCGGGCCTGCGCATCCGCCATCGTTTTGCCCCGGACCACGAAGTGCTCGAGGCGGTGCTGGACAACCGCTTCGAGCTCGGCCTGGTCACCCTCAGGCCGGACGAGCCGCGGCTGCGCGTCAGCCGCTTCGCCGAGGAGCCGCTGGAATTGCTGGTGCCGGCCGGCGCACGGGTTAGCGGCTGGGCCGACCTCGAGCGCCTGGGCTTCATCGATCACCCGGACGGCCTGGCCATGGCCGGGCGCCTGCTCAGCCGGCGCTTTCCCGGCAACCCGGGGGTGCGCGGCCTGCCCTGCCACGGCTTCACCAACCAGATCGGCCTGATCCTCGAGCCCGTGGCCCGCGGCCTGGGCTTCACGGTGCTGCCGCGCTACGCGCGCCTGGCGTTCCCCCGGCAGGACGCCATCCAGGTGATAGAGGGGACACCTGCCGTGGTCGATACCCTGTGGCTGCTGCACCGTGCGGAATGGCCGCTGTCGGCCCGCGCCGAGATGATCTTGCGGCGCATAGGCCCGCACTTCTCCAGCGAAACGGGAAGGCCCCGCGGCTAG